From Corvus moneduloides isolate bCorMon1 chromosome 4, bCorMon1.pri, whole genome shotgun sequence, one genomic window encodes:
- the PARVG gene encoding gamma-parvin, whose product MDPDFLNAFTQPSTLDRFLTEDVIAKGEKRKLIKPTSRNSPKLEELKLFLIEWINRTLKEEHIVVKSLEEDLYDGLVLHHLLENLGSLKLDVDKIALTEKKQRQKLSVIMEAVAKCLQLEESQLKWSVESILAKDLLSTLHLLVAIAKHFKPNLALPPNVQVETITIETTSTGLKTSNAVEYITENKENVEAQSKDDAFDELFSCAPDKLDAVKKALLQFVDKHVGKLGLNVRDIESQFSDGVILLLLTGQLEGYFLNLRSFFLTPASTTEMLHNINLALDLLAEGGLLNFPVNSEDIVNGDTKAIIRVLYCLYSKYGTKEA is encoded by the exons ATGGATCCAGACTTCTTAAATGCATTTACACAGCCTTCTACACTTGATCGATTCCTAACTGAGGATGTCATTGCTAAAG GTGAGAAGAGGAAACTCATAAAACCAACCTCAAGGAACAGCCCCAAACTGGAAGAATTAAAACTG TTCTTGATTGAGTGGATTAACAGAACCCTGAAAGAGGAACACATAGTAGTTAAAAGTCTGGAAGAAGACCTGTATGATGGGCTGGTACTTCATCATCTCCTGG AAAACTTAGGATCTCTCAAGCTGGATGTTGACAAGATtgcattaacagaaaaaaaacagcgACAGAAACTCTCTGTGATTATGGAAGCCGTGGCCAAGTGTTTGCAACTGGAAGAAAGTCAGCTGAAATGGAGTGTGGAAT CTATCTTGGCAAAGGACTTACTGAGCACACTGCATCTCCTGGTTGCAATAGCAAAGCACTTCAAACCCAACCTGGCTCTGCCTCCAAACGTTCAAGTGGAAACAATCACCATCGAG ACCACCTCCACAGGATTAAAGACATCAAATGCGGTGGAATATATCACAGAAAACAA AGAGAATGTAGAAGCGCAGTCAA AAGATGATGCCTTTGATGAATTATTTAGCTGTGCTCCAGATAAACTGGATGCTGTAAAAAAG gcACTTTTGCAATTTGTTGACAAGCATGTTGGAAAATTAGGATTAAATGTGAGAGACATCGAATCTCAG TTTTCAGATGGAGTTATCTTACTTCTCTTAACTGGACAACTAGAGGGTTACTTTCTGAATTTAAGGAGTTTCTTCCTGACCCCGGCCAGCACCACAGAGATG CTTCACAACATTAACCTGGCATTGGACTTGCTAGCAGAGGGAGGTCTtctgaattttcctgtgaacTCTGAAG ATATTGTGAACGGAGATACGAAGGCTATAATACGAGTTCTGTACTGCCTGTATTCCAAATACGGGACCAAAGAAGCATGA